GTTGAAGAAACTGCCACGGCTGGCGCGGTGAAGCTCACGGTCGCCGTCGTTGGACTTGAAGGCGTCACGGCAATGCCGATCAAAGCCGGGCCTGAAGTCTGAACAACCGTGAAAGTGAGCGGCGTGAGCGCGGGAACGTTAGGATCAGATCCGCTGGCGACAAAGCTTGCGCCCGTGCCGGAAACCACCGTGAGCGGAGCCACAGAATTTACGGTCGGGTTTCCAGGTGCGTTGATGGTTACAGAAGTGGCCGCCACTGAAGCGCCACCGCAATTCGTCGCGGTGAAAGTCAGAGGCACGACCGTAGTCGCAGCAACCACTGGCGCCGTGTAAACCGGGTTCGCGATCGATAAATTAGACAACGTTCCCACTCCCGGAGCAGCCCAGGAGAAAGTTACGGGGGCCGTCCCCGGTGACGATCCGGCCAGGGTCACCGCTCCGCCCGATGCGACCGTATAAGGCCCACCAGCATTGGCGATTGCTGCTGTGCAAGCCGGAGCCGGCGTAACATTGCTGGGCCACGGATTGAGTTGCCCCACTTGCGTTCCCGCAGCCGAGGTATATCCGCCCTGTGCGAGGAACGGAATCGTGTTGAAATTATTTTCTGGGATCGGCGCGCCGGGCACGTTCTCTGGGAAGATGTATTCGAGAATCGGCGCGTGGTACTGGCCGTAAACAATCCCGTTGGCCGACCGCGGCGAAGCAGCGGTAATGGGCGCCGTAAATGCTCCCTGGATCACGGCGCGCATCTCTCGCGGCGGCGGCAGGAAGTTGCCGGCGGCGTTCATCACGCAGTTCTTCACGGTTGCAGCCGAGCCAAAAGGCAAACAAGGCGGACGAAAACGCCAGCGCCCTTTCACCGCACCAATCGGCGGGCCAGGATCCACGCTGATGGTGCCAAAGTCGCGGTCCGTGGCTGCTCCGGTGATGCCATCGAAATCGATGCCATAAAGATGGATAATTCTCTGCGCCAAGCCGGTGGGATCAACGTCAGTCGTCATTCCTTCAAAGCGCGTGCGGACCACCGCTTCACCAGCGCCCAGCACCGTAAGTCCTCCAGTGCCGATGATCGTGACTTCAGTGGCAACATACGCTGGATTGGTGCCCGGGAAAGTGTAGATAGCAACGTTGTTGCTGATTGTGTGCGCGGAGATGTAAGTGTTGGCGTCGCCCGGCCATGGGCCGGCAGTTTGGCCGGCGGTGAGCCCTGGATCTGCAACCACTGTTCCCGCGAACGTGATCCAGTCGCCAACTTCCAGCGGTGCCTGAATGGTTGGATCAGGTGAGCCGCCACCCGGAGGAAGCGTTGTGAAATTAGTGGCAAACCCAACCGCGGGCGCGACGGCGAGAGGCCTCTGCGTCAACGGGCATCGCGCATCGTCCGGATTGCCGGGGACCGATGGATCAGCCAGAACGCGCGGCATGCACATGGGGAAGCCCGTTGCAGAAGCAATGGTGGGATTGTCCTGGTCGGCCTGGAAGTGCGGATCAGGTGATTGTCCGCGGCTGTAACGTCCCGTTCCTACAGCAACGTCTCCAGCGGCAGTGATTACAGGATCATTAATTTGCACGCGCGCGCCGCTGGCGCAATTGCCAATCACGCCGCCCACACGCATCTCACCATTGGTGTAGTTGATGCAGTTGATGTATCCAGAGCCGGTGTTCAGGGCGTGCTGGGAAATGTAAATCAGTCCGGCTATGTACACGTCCGCACCCGCGGGCCCGCCCAGCACACGATTGCCAACGACTTGCGCTTCATACGTAGTAAGAGGCGCTGGAACGTCTGAAAGGGCCATGCCTGTGCTCGGTCCGCCGGCGGCCAGCAAGCCATACGGGGCTGGAGCGTTGGCAAAAAGTTCCTGCCACGTCAGCGCGCTTGCGGGCAGGATCACAATCGTTTCCGCCGGAACAATAATCACATGGCCGTTCACGGTAATCGATCCGCCCTGGTGTGCGGTGCCGGCGGCTGGAATGGGGCCGCCCAGTGAAGCCGATTGAATAAAGCCTGAAATGTCAAATTGCGTCGATGCCGGTATTGGCAGCTGTGCCCATGCTGGGCTCGCCATGGCGAGCAGGTTGAGAAGCAGGATGCCTAGCACCCTTGTAAACGTGCTGCTTGTTGTGCTGAACCGTGGAAGCCTGGAGCAGGCGTAACTGGAGCCTGCACCCTGGGGGAGTTGTGCCGTCATCATGTTTAGCTCATCCTTCAATGCTTAAAATTTGCGCAAGTATGCATGCCATTGAGCCGAGTACTGCTCGGAAGAGCTCATTGGCAAAACAATTTTCTATTGTTTGCTTGCTTGTAAGTTAGCTGTAACGCCTGGCGCGAACGGAATTACTCGCGTTTCTGGCCTGTAATGGTTCCTGTCCGGAAAACAGGCCCCTCCGGAAGTTCTGGCCCAGTGAAAGGAGGTTGCGGATTTGCGATCTGGTCCGCGGTCTGCTTATTACAAAAGCGCCGGACCCAGGAGCCGGCGCAAACATCTCGCCGCGCTGTCCGGGTTCTTTAACAATTTTTTAATTGAATGGAGGATTCGAGTACTCACATTCAGTTTGTGATTTGTAACTGTCATCTATGTAGTGCGAGTCAGGTGTTCATCTGATACAGCTTGACCATAATTAATTTCCCTAATCACATTCTTTCGCCGGCAATTTGGAATGCGGAAAAAGATGAAAGGAGTTCCAATTTGGCCATATGCACCATTGCCAAACTGATAGGCGTCACGCCATAAGTTCTTTACAGCCAAGTTCCGGCAGTGGTGGGGACATTAGTTGCGTGCAGGGGCGGCAGAAAGACCGTTGCTGGGCGAGATATTGCGCTTTTCGGCGACGATGGGCGCGAAGAGATGACTTGAACTAGGGTTCTCCGTTTAGATCTCGATGAGCGGCGCAAATGCACGGCGCTTTTCTTGCTCATTTGCTCTCGCGCGCAACGGCTGAGTGTCTTCTTCGCGCGGCAAATTAGCAGGCGCAGGTGATTGCGATTGACTCCAAACTTCACGCAGATCTCGTCTCGGTCTTTCTCTTCCAGAAAGGTGGCCTTCAGGATGGCGCGGGCCCGAGGAGACAGGCCCGAAAGCATTCTTTGTACGCGGTCCGCTCTTTCAGCGGCCATCGCACGTGCATCTGGGCCGGGCGCGTTGCTGACCACGTCGAGTTCCGGATCCAAAGGCGCCACCTTCTTCTGTCGCCGATATGTCTCATGCAGCACGTTATTGCACACCCCGAGCACAAAATATTCAAAACGCTCAGGGTCGCGAATGCTCTGGTTCGAGCGAAGAAATGTCAGGACTCGCAAAAATGTTTCTTGCCGCAGCTCGCGCGCCAACTCGGTGGAGCGCAGATGCTTGCGCAACTTCCGCAGCAACATGGGGCTGAAGTGTGAGACAAAATGTTCTTCCGTAGCAGGATCTCTCTGCCGTAGTGAATGAACATATGTCGCATTGAATTCAAATGAAGGCAATACACCTGGGGAAGCCATGGTTTCTCGCTCCTCGCACCGGGTTTCTTGCGTTTAGCGGATGACTGATGCGCTCAATCCGCGTAGCTTGTACCCGGTAAAAAATTGGCTCGGTTTCATTTGAAGTAGCGATGCGAACAATGAAATTCCGCCAACTTGTCTGGAATCTTTCTTGCAATTGCTCCATTTGCCATGGCCGGCGACAATCTGTTCTAGTTTCGGCTTTGAATGGGAAGCTACGGAAAGTCTTGCACTTCTGCTACTTAGACCTATAATTGGCCGATCTGAACCACCAAGAGGCAAGAAAGACTGTGTCCACGAACGATAAGGACCTCACCGTGCTTCTCCATAGATGGAGGGACGGGGACCCGGATGCGGAAGAACAACTCTTCCGGTTGCTCATGCCGGATCTCCGCAAGCTTGCGGCTCGCTGCCTGCGGAGCGAGCGTCCTGACCATTCTGTGCAAAAAAGTGATCTGGTAAATGAATGTTTTATAAGGCTTTTGAATGCCAGAAAGATTGATTGGCGGGATCGGGGCCATTTCTTCGCTATAGTCACTGTGAAGATGCGGCGTTTTCTTATCGATTACGCCAGAAAGAAACATATCAAGCCCCTGCCTTTGGAAGGGTTACCCGAAGGCCTTCTGGCAGGACGCAACTGGCTTGAAAAAGCCGTAGTGATCGACGAGTTATTAGATGAGCTAGAGAAAGAATTTCCCATCCGGTGCAGCGTGGTGGTATTCCGGTCCTATTTAGGGCTAAGCACGAAAGAAACCGCGGAAAAGCTCGCCTTGACGGAGGCAAGCGTTGAACACGAATGGCACCGCGGCAAAAAATGGCTTCATCAGAAATTGAGCGAGGGGAAATGCTAGACAGAGAAGAGCGGCTGATGGGCCTGGTGCGGGAGACGCTCCGAACCCCTCCCGGTCAGCGCGAAACCTATCTGCGTGCCGCGTGTCATCAAGATCAAGACCTTTATTCGGAAGTATCCGAGATAGTGGAGTGGGAAGAACGCATGGGGGACTTCATGCGTGATCCTTTAGTTGGACTCATCGATCTGGAGGCCCTGGATCGTCCTTTCAAGCCGCACCAGGTGATTGCAGACGGGTTTGAAATCATACGCGAAGTCGGCGATGGCGGCATGGGCGTCGTATATGAAGCTTATGATCGCAAGCGGCAGCAGCGCATCGCCATTAAGTGCGCCAAATTAGGGTATGAGCGTCTCTCGCCGGAATTGCGTGGTGCGCTAAAGGTACGCCATCCAAACGTCTGTCTGGTAAATGAGATACATACGGCGGACACGGATCTGGGCGAGTTGGATTTCCTCACGATGGAGTTTCTCGATGGGGAAACCCTGCTCAGCCGCCTATCCCGTGGCAAGCTGGAACATGAAGAGGCATTAAAGTTTGCCCGCCAGCTTTGCGCCGGATTGGCTGAAGCCCATCGTTGCGGCGTTCTGCACCGCGATTTAAAGCCTGCCAACATAATCCTCTCTCCCGGAACAAATAAAGAACTGCGCGCAGTGATCACGGATTTCGGGCTGGCAGCTGACCAGGATGGAAACACTGATCTCATCGGCGGTACTCCCAGCTACATGGCGCCTGAATTGAAGCAGGACGGCACCGCATCGCCCGCCTCGGATATTTATGCGCTCGGAGTAATTCTCCATGAGATGGTGACCGGATCAAAGCCATTCACCCAAGCCGCCAACAGTCATGACGACGCGCAATTGTATGCTGTCCCCGGCAAGCCTATTAAGAAGTTGCCGCGAATTTGGGCTGATGCTATTCGCCCCTGCCTTGCAACCCTTCCAGAAAAAAGACCTTCCGCCGAAAAAGTCCTTGCTGTTCTTGACCGTAAGCCTTTCTACCGCCGGCCTTGGGTTGCCATCGCGGCGCTGGTACTCCTTGCTACCGGCGCTTTCCTGTGGCAGCCAATCTATGAATACTTCCGGCCTGCGGACGTCAGCTTGGCAATTCTTCCCGTCCAGAGCACAGCAGATCTGCAAAATTTTGGCCAGGGCGTTTTGCATGACGTCACTGAGAGGCTTGCCCGGGAGCCAGGGAGTAAACCAAAGTTTCGTTTGATCTCATCTGAAGCTGCTGCCATGCGGGGTGTTACAACTCCCGGGCAAGCGGGAAGTATCCTGCACGCAACGCATGCTCTGCAGCTTGAACTGCACCGCGATAGCAATGGCGTTGCCGTAGAAGCAGCCGTGGTTGACGCAAATACCCATGCTGAGGTTCGCCATTATTCCGGACACTTCGCTCAATCCGACGTGGAAGACTTGCCCGGTGGCCTTGCAGGGTTGGTCTCTGCACCTGCCCCGAGCAGCAGGACTAGAGGCGGTCTCGCCGGTCGCCAAAGCAGCCTATGAAAGCGGCCGCAACTATCTTCGCCAGGGCCGCTTTAGCTATGACCAGGCGATCGCGCAATTCCAGCAAGCTGCCGCCGCAGACCGCCATTCACCCTTGCCCTTTGCCGGGCTGGCGGATGCCTATATCGCAAAATACAGTGTGGAGAAAAGCAGCCAAGCGCAGGAGGCTGCTCGAACTTATTTGCTGGCCGGTGAGATGCTGGACCCGGATTCGCCCCGGGTACGGACTGCGTCCGCGGGCCTGAATATTGCTTTGGGCAGGAACGCGCAAGCATTGGAAGATAGCCGCCGCGCGCTGGAGGTCGATCCGAGTAATGCGGAAGCATGGCTGCGGGCCGGGTTCGCTTACGAAATGCAGGGCACCTTTGACAAGGCGCTGGAAGCTTACCATAAGGCAATCCAGCTCGATCCCGGCTACTACAAACCCTATCAATATCTTGGAGGCTTTTACTATTACCAGGGCAAGTTTGCCGAAGCCGCGCAGCAATACAGGAAAGAAGTAGAACACTCGGTAAACGATCTGGATGGTTATAGCAACCTGGGCTCCATATTGACGGAGCTGGGCAAATATGCGGAAGCCGAGACCGCTTTCAGGGCGGCGGTACAACTGAAAGAGACTCCATTTAACCTAAACAACCTGGGGGCCACACTGGTCTATCTGGGGCGCGACGCTGAAGCCCTGCCCCTTTATCAGCAGGCTGTGGCGCTGCAGCCGGCAAGCCATTTGTATTGGATTAACCTCGGCGATTCTCAACGTAGACTAGGCCATGCTAAGGAATCAATCGCAGCTTATAAGAGAGCTCTTAGTTTGACATCAGCGAATCTTCAGATTAACCCTTCCAGTGGATCTATCCGGGCATTTAAGGCGTATGCCCAGGCCAGACTTGGTCAAAAGAGCGATGCAGAACAGGAAATAGGTCAGGCGTTGCAAGTTCCCACAAATGACAACCAACTCATTCGGAACGCGATATTAACCTATGAAGCCCTGGGAAACAGGGAGATGGCCTTCAAAGTCGCCTCACGTGCCACCCCGGAAGCGAGAATTGCGTTAGAACATCATCCAGACCTGGCGGATTTTCGGCAGGATTCTCGCTTTAAACAATTGATGGCACCAAAATAACTAAGGAGGAATGGCCAAATGGTATCCCCAACCCTGATTGCAAACGGATCCGGCACTGGGTCGTCCGACGTGATAGAGATCGTGCTTGATTACGATCCTGAAACAGGAGTGGTTACTGCGACGCCCGGTACCGTTGAAGAAGGAACAATCATTGAAAAAGATACAACCATCTGCTTCAAAGGTCGTGAAGGTAGAGTCCGTGTAGTGTTCCTCTCTCCTTTCAATGACAACACGATAGAAATGCTCGATTCTCAGGAGCGCAAGCTGACTGTAGGAGGCGTCTATCACTTCCGCTGCTTCTTCACCGAACCAGGAGGGAGGGAAATTGAAGGTACTACGGGCGGTATCCTCGACGTACAACCGAACCGGCCGTGATCGCAGTGCTCTTTCGATCTGCCTAGTAGAAGGTAGTTTCTTCGGAGAAGATGAAGATCCAAGAGACGGTCCGGGCCGTCTCTGTTTGCCGTGTCCTGCGCTCGTGGGTCCGATTTCCAGACTATTCTTCCATTCTCTTCACCCATCTTCCTCAACTCCACCAATTCAGAAGGAATTATGGGTTTCAGTCGCCATCGACGGCCAGAGCCTCATCATCCTCCGTCAGTTCATCGTCCTCAAACTCAAAAGCTTCCTGCTGGCTGCCCTGGCACATCCATACCGGAGCAAATGACAGACGGTGCAGCGGCGTGGGACCAAGCTCATTGAGTGCGGCAAGGTGTTTGGGCGAGCGGTAGCCCTTGTTTGACGCCAGATCATACTCGGGATACACCGGCGACCAGCGGCGAATCATTTCGTCGCGATGGACTTTGGCAATGATGGAAGCGGCGGCAATCGAGATGGAAAGCGCGTCGCCATGGATGATCTTGGTCTGAGGACACTCCCAGTTCACGCGGACGGCGTCCACCAGAAGATGGTCAGGGCCGGGAGAAAGCTGCGCCACGGCTTCTCGCATGGCAAGCAGTGAGGCCCAATAAATATTGATTTGGTCGATCCGCGCCACGTCCACGGCTGCTACGGCGTAAGCGATGGCATGTTGCTTAATTCGCTCGGCCAGCGTCTCGCGGGTCTTCTGGTCAATCAGTTTGGAATCGCGCAGGCCTTTGATGCGATAGCCGGGTTCGAGAATCACCGCACCTGCCACGACGGGACCAAACAGGCAGCCGCGGCCAACTTCATCCACGCCGGCAACAAGGCGCGCGCCTGATTCCCACGCCAGTTTCTCAAATTTCTGTGTGCATTTGAGCCGCTTGAGCAGCCGCATCTTCATGGTGCCCTTGGAAAACGGCAGTCCCGTGGCCGGATTCACCGGGATGACGCGCTTCTTGCGCTTCACGCGCGCGGGTTGGGGAGCGGCGGACATTTTATTCGAAGACACTTCCGTCAGCGGTTTCTTTCCACAAATTGTAACCCTGTAGCTCTTCGGGTTTCACTTCCGCATGCGTCAGGAACATGGGCTCATGATTGATAAAAGTTGCCAACCGAAGGGGCAAATGTCCTATGCCAAGACGGTCTCTATCGCGGATGGTTCCCACAGCGAGTGCGCCAGGATCAATCGAGCGCGGGCGCTGTTGGAAATACTGCTGGTAGATCCTTACGTGAACGATCTCCGGCTCCAGCTTCAGCACTTTGGCGATGCTGAAACCCTCGCTATCGGTGACGGAGTAGTACGCTCCCTCAAAAAGTTTAGACGGGACGCTACGAGTGGAAACAGAATCAGCCATGAGGATCAGTGAACTCGAGAAGGTCTGTGGTCCATTATGCCCCAGCCGACAGTGGAAAAAGAAAAAGCTGCGGAAAATTTCTTCCCGCAGCCTGGAGCGTGTAAGAAAATTATTCGGCTTGCGCGGCAGTTTCAGCGGCTTCAGCCTTTGCGGCCACGGCACGATGATCGACTTCACGCAGGCGTGCAGCCTTGCCTTTGAGTGCGCGCAGGTAAAATAGTTTGGCGCGGCGCACCTGGTTGGAACGCACGACCTCAACTTTATCCAACACCTTGGAGTTGAACGGGAAGATACGCTCCACGCCCTGGCCAAAGCTGACTTTGCGCACGGTAAAGCTGCCTTGCGGGCCGCTGCGCATGGAAATTACGGTGCCTTCAAACGCCTGTACGCGCTCTTTGTCGCCTTCTTTGATCTTGACCTGAACGCGGACGCTGTCGCCCGGCTTTACGTCAGGAATGTCCTTGCGCTGCAGCTTGGCAGCGAGTTTTTCCATTATTGGGTGCTGTGACATGATCGTATTCCTTCTTTATCTCTTCTTTTAATTTTAGCAATTAGTAGCTAGCAAATGGCAAATAGCGAACTTCGTTGATCCATGCAGTTGCTATTTGCTGATTGCCAGTTGCTATTTGCTCTTCTTGCCGACTTCAGCTAGAAACTTTTTGTCTTCCTCGCTCAGCGGCTGCCGTTCCAGCAGGTCCGGACGATTACGCAATGTCTTTTCCAGCGCCTTGCCGCGACGCCACTTGCGTATCTGCTCATGGTTGCCGCCGATCAAAACTTCCGGCACCGCCATCCCGCGAAACTCCGCCGGCCGCGTGTAATGCGGATAATCCAGCAACCCGCCCGATCCGCATGTGCTGTCCGGCCCATCAACGCCGGCTTTTTGGGGGTTACTAAAAGAAGCCCCGCTAAAACTTTCCTGCCGTGCCGACGCCGCGTTTCCCAGTGCTCCCGGAACCAGCCGCGTGATGGTGTCAATCATCACCGCCGCGCCCAACTCGCCGCCACTCAGAACGTAGTCGCCAATGGAAATTTCCTGGTCCGCCAGGCTCTCGGCCACCCGCTCGTCCACGCCTTCATAGCGCCCGCAGATCAAAATAATCCGCTCCAGCGCGGCCATCTCTTCCGCCACTGCCTGCGTAAAAATCCGGCCTTGTGGAGAGAGCAACACCACAGTCTCTTTCGCCTCGCCCGCCAGTCGTTGATCGCGCGTCGCCAGTTTCAACGACTCTACGCATTCAAACAGCGGTTCCGGCTTCAACACCATTCCTTCACCACCGCCAAACGGGCGGTCATCCACCGTCTTGTGCCGGTCCGTGGTAAAGGCCCGCAGGTCGTGAATTTTTATTTCAATGAACGAGGCTTCGCGCGCCCTGCGCACAATGCCGTAATCCAGCGGCCCGCTAAAAAAGTCCGGAAAAATAGTTACGATCTCGAACTTCATTTGTGCGGACCCGATCAAGACTTCTCATGCTGCCGCTGTTTTTCTTCCTGGTTCAGCGGCGCATCCAGCTCAAGCAGTCCTTCCGGAAGCTTCATCTCCAGGCGCTTCTGCTCCAGCGCAATCTTTTCAATGTAAGCAGCAGCAAATGGGACCAGGTATTCCTTCTCGCCCTGGATCACCAGCAGCGGCGCTTCTCCGCTGCCAAACTGGACATCTTTAATCCGTCCGATCTCGCGGCCGGAATCCGTTACGGTGCAGCCTGCTAGATCGCTTACGTAAAACTCGTCGTTGCCCAGTGCAGCGCGTTCGCTGCGTGGGATCTGGATCTCGCTTCCCACCAGCGTTTCCGCATCGCTGATGGAATCCACGCCGGCAAACTTGAGCACCACCATGCCTTTGTGGAACCAGTGCTCGTCCAGGTCAAGCTTTCGCCGCTTCAGCTCAGCCGCGCCGCTTAGCTTCCCCCTGTCGCCAAGCGCAAAAAGTTTCCTGCGCGATTCAAACAGCTCGGGGAAATCGGTGAGCAAGGTTGCGGCAACTTCGCCGTGGCGTCCCTGCGTTTTGGCCACCCGGGCAATCGTGACGAACTCAGCTTCTTCAGTCATCCGCGCTGCCGGGCCCAATCAGGGCAGAAAGATCAGCAAAGCTATTCCGCCGGGCCAGTTTCCTCGTCGTCTTCGTCTTCAATAATCTCCAGCATGTAGCGTTTCTTGTACTTCATGCTGGCCGCGCCCAATAGCGTGCGGATTGATTTGGCCGTGCGTCCCTGCCGGCCGATCACCTTGCCCAGGTCCGTTGCCGCCACGCGCAATTCCAGGATCGTGGCGTCGCCATCTTCAACCGGGGTCACTTGAACTTGTTCTGGAGCGTCTACAAGAGCCTGAGCAATCTGCTCCACGAGCATACGCATATCGCCGCCCGTTTCCGTCATGGGGGAGTCCTTCACCTAGCTAAGCTTGGGGCCCAAACTTCTCTGACTGTGTCCCGGAAAAGAACTGACTCTTGCTTCTTGCCTCAGGCCGCCGGCGCCGGTGCGGCTTTTGCTTTGGTGAGCAGACGCCCCACGGTATCAGAAAGCTGCGCGCCCTTTGAGACCCAATAATCAATACGGTCACGTTTCAAGTCGATTGTAGTGGGATTGGTCCGGGGATTGTAAAGTCCCACCACTTCCACAGAGCGACCATTGCGGGCGCACTCCTTATCAATCACCACCACACGGTAATACGGCTGCTTGCGCGCACCAATGCGCGCCAATCGAATCATTAGCACAGTTGCACTGAATCCTTTCCTGATTGACGCCCGGACATGCTGGGCAAGTTGTTATTATCGCGCAAGTTGCGGGTATTGGCAAGGCGGATGGCTGCTGCTTTGCGCGCTTTGCAATTTTCAATCTGTCTTTTGTGAGACCACTTTGCGTTGCAAACAATGAAAGCCAAATTTCAATCGCTTTTAGACGAGCATATTTTTTCTTAAGAGCCCTCGATATTTTGCCTTCATTTGTTTCCTAGTGAGAGCCTAAGGGCGACCCCTAACTGCTTTTCCATTTCTCGACAATCGCTTCATCCCGATTCAGTTTTCGAAAGTGGCGATTTACCGAAAATACAATAATTTAATCATTATATTGTTATAACATAATAATAATATATTATTATCATGTTGATGTACAAGGTCGTTATATGATTTTTAGAGCTCCAGCGTTGCTGGCATCAGAGTTGGAAGTGCTTGAAAAGATAAAGGCAATGCGCCAATCCCTAAAATATTCAATCAGCTCCCCGGGGCGCTGGTTTGGGGCTCTTCGGCGAGCTACTCTGGCCCGGAATATCAGGCACTCCAATAGCATTGAAGGTATCAATGTCACCAGGGACGATGCCCTTGCCGCAGTGGACGATGACGAGCCTCTCTCGGCTGAAAGAACAACATGGCAGGCTACGGTGGGATATAGAAACGCAATGACGTACGCTCTGCAACTCGCCGATGATCCGCATTTTTCTTACAGTGAGGGCTTAATCCGCAGTTTGCACTTCATGATGATTCAGCATGACCTGGGGAAGAAGCCGGGCAGGTATCGGCCTGGCGTCATTTATGTCCGTGACGAACGAAAGCAGCAAAATATCTATGAAGGGCCGGACGCTGAGTTGGTGCCAAGGCTCATGCAGGAACTCGTTACATCCCTGAATGAAACGTCTGACGTGCCGGTAATGATACGTGCAGCGATGGGTCACCTGAATTTGGTAATGATCCATCCATTTTCAGACGGCAATGGCAGAATGGCCCGCTGCCTGCAAACCTTGATTTTGGGAAGGGAGCAAATCATCGAACCGCCTTTTTGCAGTATCGAAGAATATCTGGGCAGGTACACGCAGGACTATTATGACGTTCTTGCAGAAGTCGGTAAGGGAGCGTTTCATCCGGAAAACGACTGCCGGCCCTGGATTCGATTCAATCTCGTCGCCCATTTTCGGCAGGCGTCATGGCTTCTTCAGCGCAGCCGGATGTCTCAGCGCGTCTGGACTGAAATTGAGCAACTTGTAGTCACAAAAGGCATCCATGAGAGGTCGATTCCGGCGTTGTTCGATGCCGCATCTGGTTTTCGCATCAGGCGCACGCACTACAGGAACTCGACAGGAGTATCCGAACAGGTTGCGAGCCGGGACTTAAGAATCCTGGTCGATCTTGGCTTATTAGTCGCAAAAGGCGAAACGCGAGGAAGGGTTTATGACGCATCGGCGGCGCTGCATGACATTTATTTGCGGCACTATGAATCAAGATCGAATGTTGATCCATTTACACAGTGAAGGATTGCCCTTTTTCGATCCAGGGACGTGACGTATTAAGAATCGCGTGGACTGCGACATGCAGAGCGTCACTGCCAAACATTGTCTGGTCTTCTGCTATAGCCTGCTCAGATCTTCCAACATTTTGCCCAGCACCCTTCTTACATCGTCCGCCGATCTCACCTCAAAGCTCCGTATCTTCAGTGGCTTCAACATCTTCTCCACGTTACCGATCGCGCCAGTGACTCCTTCTCTCTGCGTGAATTCAAATTGCAGATAGTAAATGACACAATCCTTCTCTTCTCCGGTTTCAATTTCCGGCAGCTTGGGAAACGTATAAAAATCCATCGGGCTTCCCAGCAAAATGAAGACATGCAATGGTCTTTCCCCAGATTTGCTCGCTTGTTCCGACCCGGCTTTCAGCCTGCGCACGATCTCGTCCCGCAGATACACCGGACTCTGTTGCTTGTTTTGCAGGTCCTTTACGCTCACTGT
This portion of the Terriglobia bacterium genome encodes:
- a CDS encoding Fic family protein — encoded protein: MRQSLKYSISSPGRWFGALRRATLARNIRHSNSIEGINVTRDDALAAVDDDEPLSAERTTWQATVGYRNAMTYALQLADDPHFSYSEGLIRSLHFMMIQHDLGKKPGRYRPGVIYVRDERKQQNIYEGPDAELVPRLMQELVTSLNETSDVPVMIRAAMGHLNLVMIHPFSDGNGRMARCLQTLILGREQIIEPPFCSIEEYLGRYTQDYYDVLAEVGKGAFHPENDCRPWIRFNLVAHFRQASWLLQRSRMSQRVWTEIEQLVVTKGIHERSIPALFDAASGFRIRRTHYRNSTGVSEQVASRDLRILVDLGLLVAKGETRGRVYDASAALHDIYLRHYESRSNVDPFTQ
- the rpsP gene encoding 30S ribosomal protein S16 translates to MIRLARIGARKQPYYRVVVIDKECARNGRSVEVVGLYNPRTNPTTIDLKRDRIDYWVSKGAQLSDTVGRLLTKAKAAPAPAA
- a CDS encoding KH domain-containing protein; this encodes MRMLVEQIAQALVDAPEQVQVTPVEDGDATILELRVAATDLGKVIGRQGRTAKSIRTLLGAASMKYKKRYMLEIIEDEDDEETGPAE